TGCGTTTCCTACGTGATCCGCAAGCTTAAGGAGCTTCCAGTCGGCCAAAACCATTGACAAAACGCCCACATCAATTGAAAGCGAAAACTTGTTGCCAATTGCATTATATGTCTGGGTTTGAATGttagaatatttaataaacactTATAATCGATATTTATGCGATCAACGACTGCATGAGGTGGCCATCAAGGGCAGCTATGAGTAATTAACTAACTACCACAGCACGTCACGTCTTATGTTGCCGACCATATTATTTGCCATATAGATTCACATGGGTGTCCCAGCCGCAACTTACGATATCTAAATACAACCCTATCACAATACTCTTGTTGACCAAAGATTATATAGATACTAGGCGGGGCTGTAAACCCAACAAGAAAAGCGTCGTGGCATTTCAGGATTTCTATATTATGTTATATTTCTATGTTatatttctaatttatttaataagatatttatatttgtaatttatagcTGTGCGGTCTCCTGACAATATTTctaactaaatatatttgaatacatttttataagaATATCATTCCATTATTTCCAAGCAAGATTAGATAAATGTCATGGATATGGATGTGGCTGAATCTTGCATTGGAAGAAAAATAAGGTTCAGcttgttttgttatttgagAAACCATTTTCGTATAAGGTTCGGTTCAGAGTAAGAAACAAATGCAAGTTGGGAGTCTTTGACTATTGCCATATTAACCTTACACGTCGATTTCATCCATGGGAAACCTAAAAATCACATAAGTTCTTCATTGATTATCTATATGTGAGTATCAATTtgatcaataaaaatgttcagATACTCAATCCAATCTCTTCCAATCATATAAAAAATCAGCCCTACTCAAGCAAGGGTAAGTTTTTAAGAAACTAGAGCACATTCTTGAGTGGTGGACAGGTTTGCGCCCTTCCCTGTGTTGTTCCACTGAAAGTATTCGCTCCGGTTTTGGATTGATTGATGGCGGAACTATAAATTCGTATTTCCAACTCTTCTGCTAGTTCTTTCTTGTCACGTCGTTAGCTCATAAAGCCGCCGATCGGCCACTCACAATAGTGCCGCCGACGTCAGAGCATGCGCCAAAAAAGGATGTCCATGCTTAGACTATGCGACGCACACTAAACAGATTCAAGCGCGGTTGGAACAGGTGGCACTTCCACCGCTGCTGCGACAGCTGTCCTAGGTATAAAAGCGCCTCGCTTGGCTGCCAAATGCAGCAGTCGTCGGCTTCAGCTTcctagacacacacattcaccCAATTCACCAAGAACCCTTCAACGATATGGCCAAGTTTCAAGTTCTGATAGTGATGGCCGCCTGCCTTTTGGCCAGCAGCGAGTGCCAGGTGCAGCGTGCGCGCTCCTCGCAGCGTCTGAGCCGTGGACGTTCCCGTTACTTTGCACGCCAGGAGCTGGCGCCAGCGGATGCGGATGCCGCCGTCACACCATATCCTTCAGCCGACGAACTGAAGCCGGAGGTGCCATTCGATGAAGCAGCCGCCCCAGCTGCTGCGGAGCCCACACCGGATGCTGTCTATGGCCCACCCGATGCGGCGCCCGCGCCCAACAATGTGCCCGATGAGGTCTACGGACCGCCCGATGTCACTGGCAACGATTTGCCCGCCGATGCCGCCGCCGATGTGCCCGCCGAGCAGGCGCGTCTAGTGGCTGCCAGACGCGCGGCCAACCTGCGACGTGCACAGCCCTTGGCCTATCGTCGTGTGGCATCCGCAGCGGCACGCCCCGCCAAGTTAAGCGCTGTGCGCCTAGTGAGACGCTCCTAGACGCGGACACACATCTGCTTACGAGCTGCCCGAGCTGGGCAGTCGCATATAGCCAGATGCTGGCTGGTGCATACCCAAAACCCAAAACCCATGACGATTCAACGATACTCCATGATGACGgacttcacacacacatacacatacagacacacacacacaacacactaTTCACAATTTGAAATGTAATTTTGATTGTAAgcatttgcaaataaaatgtttgaaaaacataacaaaagcTCAGACATTCTGTCTGCCTCATGAATCACAACGGCTTGGAGGGGGCTGCTCCCAACACAAATAAAAGCCGGACGAGACGCGAGGCTGGGCCAACTACAACCGGTTAAGGAACGCACGCGTGCGCGTCATATAACATGAAATTGATGACGAACCTCTGCAGCCAGATTACAGAGGTCTGGGTATCTCCCTAACCGCACGAAAGCAGCCAATTCATTACTGATTCGGTTGGGAGTCGAACCATTTATACCctagaaaattaatttattcttCTGGCTGCTTAACTAATTCGTGATAAAGCGTAGTCCTTTCATACaccattttttaataaatatttttactgTGAACCGAATCTTTAATCGAATAGTTATCCCAAAAAAACACAGCCGAACCTAAATAAGAAACTTTCGAGGGACGCCAAGCACCAGAGTTGGAAAATACGAATTCTACTTTACTGGAACAATATACTGGAAAGCCACAAACCTGTGCACTACTCAAGAATCTGTTCCTAAAGACATGGAATTGCTTAAGTTGagataattattataataaatacgGTTTGgttctaaataaaaaaaaacgtttgaGGAATACTCTcataaataatcaatttattttccaAAGCACATTGTGTAGTTGGCACTAGGAtaagatataaaaaaacaaataaaattagttataaaaaaatcatgTGGAAACCCAAGGACATTTTGTATTAACATACTAATAGAACGTCAAAGGCTCTTAGGTATGTTTGTGCACTTCAGATACTATTGCAACTGAAAGATACAAAGAGATACATGAACGCAAGTTTGTTCAACTTATCACGATAATCGCTGTTAATTTGCAGCAGAGGAGTGGCCGGGCAGGCCGTATACGTTAAAATTTTAGCACGCAAATGAATATATGAACAGATATGCAAAATTGGAAATCTTAAAACAAGTTAacaaagagagacagagcaagagagggagagagatatTGCAATGAGATTATACTGGTGGGGGTCAGTATGGGCTTCCATCATATTGATAAGCGGCAAAAGCAGCCTCAACTGGCTTGGGCATCGCCTCTGTCGCTATCTCTGCCTCGGCTTAGTCAGTTTGTCGCTCGTCGCGCAGCATCTGGCTGCTTATTTAAGTAATTGGAAGCGCTTTCAGCTCTCAGTCGCTACGAGCAAGGCAACAGTTGAGCAACGTGACGTGTTTTCTGATCTTCGAGTGAAAttcgcttttatttaaatcgaAAAACCAATCATAAGTAAATAATGTGGAAGAGTATTTCGTACGTTGTCATGTTTTTGGGACTGCTTGAACTGTCGCGGGCACAGCGGCCATCCTTTGCGGGCGCGCGTCCACCTGGCGGACTTAGCCAGAAGGACAAGTATCATGCTGCCCAAAATACGGCCGTGGAGAACATAACTGGCGTGGACATTGCCACACGATTTGGCGAGGATGCCGTCGCCCAGCAATCGCAAACAATCAATTTGGCCTACGGCGCCGCACAGAGGCCGCCAATGGGTGTGCCCCTGGTGCTGCCCATAAGCAGCTATGTGCCCGATGTGGCATCGATAGccccaacagcaacatcagcagccgTTGACTTTGCCAATCGCGTTGGTGGCACAGATGGCGCCGTCAACACGCCCATTGCGGGCATACCGAATGCGCCCAGTGCTCGTCCCATTGCGAGTGTTGGTTCCTTTGCCACTGCTCGTCCCATTGCCAGTGTCGGCGGGATTCGACCCGTACCTAATGCATTGCCCATCGATGCGCATGGCGATCAGGATTATGTGAATCATCTAAGCCAACTGCCTGTGGACAATCAGCCATTCTGGTTCCTCAACTATCAGGCCATTGAGTCATTGAGAAACAGCTCGAGGCCAAATGTTAGTGCACTTGAGAACCGGGGATCTTTCTTTGCTGGCTAAAAAACTGGCTTTCCAGCCgcaaataaaacaatgttaatagttaatttatttaagctcGTTTCGTCTgtgcaaagacaatataattataaaaacgtataaagtaaatacaaaattatttatattgtcttcTGTCTGTGTGGTGTGTACATTATACACTCTTACTCAACAATATTATctcgaaacaaaaaaaaaaaaacagaggaAATACCAAAACGTGAGGCatgatttgtgtttttttttttccatgcTATAAGATTACGTTTACCCTTTGGTGCttcattaattataaaataatatgcaaacgaaattaaatacatatttataagtgaaatatattattattgtatgtTAATTGTTCTACAAACTAAAACTCAgcatacatattatttattaaaattaaaaaaaaaatatatatagaattaaTTGTcgttaaaattatttatttagggCTAGCCAAATTTTTGACCTGGGAAAAGCATTTCATATGTatgatatttataaaaattgctgTCCATTTGACATGCTAGCgtatttttttgctgttacTATCTGCGCGAATCTAAATAATGGAAATCCTATACGAGCATAGAATTATTCTCTCATAATTATTACCAAGCTCAGTTTCCATTTAACTGGCTGGCATAATAATGAAAGCAGCCTGTTAAATACTTCAGAAaggtaaaaagaaaacataaataagAAAACCACTCACAAATAGCAATTTATAAGCAGGCAAAGCatgaaaaatgcattcaaagAGCCAGAACAAAGGAAAGGCTGAGGAAAAGGAGCTCAGAAATGTGGAAGGAACCATCTAGCGGCAGGAAaaatgcacaacaaaaaaaaaaaaaaaaaaaacaacttcaaTGCAATGTTTGAAAATGGATCCAAACAATGGAAAGTTCTGGCCAAGAGCAGCGACTCGTTGAGCTTCTTGGGCGCTTCTTAATGGCGAATGATttgcaaagcaaaacaaaaagaaaaagaaacaaccTCGTCGCTGGAGCAAAAGTGTCAACCAGGCACTGAAAAGGGCACTGCAAAAGTAAGGAGTAGAGCAGCTCTGttgaaagaaaaattaaatttatatgcagCTAGTTTAACATGGTTTAATAGACGCAACAATAGGTTTATATGCAGTCGATCACAATCAATATAACAATCTAACAATCACAAGACGATTTACCAGGCCAGCTGCTGGCCAGCTGCATTGTAGGCAACCACATAGGGCTGCTGGGCACCCAGATAGAAAAACTGTGGAGCCGGCAAGGCGGCTGCCggcgcaacagctgctgctggcgcttcTACGGGCAGCTCCTCCAGGCGGGCAATGCGTTGACGTTGACGCAAACGTTTTGGCTGTGCcttggccagctgcagcttgGCCAATCTCTGGCGGCTGCTGCGCAGGCGAGCGACAGCTGCTGGTGTGGTCTCCTCGAGCGAGTTCTCCTCGGTATCCAGCTCCTCGGCATCGGTTTCGGGCTCAGCATCAGGCTGGAAGCTATTCAGAGCTGGATCCTGCTCGGCGGGCAATTCATCCAGCTCCGTAGACGGAGGTGGGCCGTAGATGAGCGCCGGCTCATCCGGTTTTAGCTCGGCCGCAGAGGGATACGGCGTGGGCTGCACCTCCTGCCTGGCAAACACCTGGCGCTGTCGATTAACACGCAATCGCCGGGGTGCTTCAGCTGAAGTGTTGGCCAGCAAAACagccaggagcagcagcagcagggagCTAATGGGTTGGTAACGTGCCATGATCGTCTAACTTGTTGTGACGCTTTGTTGCCGTTCCTATATGGAGCTTTTACTTTTATACTCGTAGTTGGCCCCGTGGCCCCGGTTGCGGCGATTCTAGACCAGCCCGCAACGTTTCGCATATAAAGCAGTCAATAATTTGATAGCCCAAtccaaaaaccgaaaaaaaaaaaaaaaaataacgaacTGCATGACAAGCAGGCGCCGCACAGTGCTTCGGAAGTCAATTGTTATTACGTGTTTGTTTTAATCTTGTTTTATATCCTGGCAATTTACCAAAGAAACCTATTTAATAGTTCCTTGAACAACTAACATATACTTGAGAAACTTAAACAGCGAACTACATTTCATATCTAAATTCGACATGTTGATCGCAATAGGCTTATCTTAGATAAAGAGACCTCGGtgtttatagtccgatcttaatcaaATGCTCGGGGCCGAGAAACGGCACCTAATTGTGTTTGCATTCCAAAGCACAAGACTCTGCCTCAAAACTGAGTTTTGAACTTCTAACTTCAGAAGCTGAAAGATCTTAAACCTGTTTATACCATTTGTGAACCAACATACCAAGTTGCATGTAACCAGATCTCATAATCTTGGAGATAGACCTAAAAAACCAGGTAGCAAAATTTATAATCATGAATATGATGAAAATGGGAAAAGACATTGAAGATAATGATAGACATGgtgtatattaaaataaatatacttctAATGTCAACACTCTGGCTTTTATAGATCCTTCGATCAGACAGATGGGCATGGCATCACAGATGCTTTTGCCATCTGCCTGTAACAGACATATGCACATCTCTTTTGAAAAGCTTTGAATGGATTACAGGAAGGAGCCAGACTGGAGTAGATTTTGGCACAGTgtaacataataataaacaacagTTAactatttgtgtatttttttcaaCGCATTTTGCACCAGTGTGCGCCCAAAAAGTGTGTGAAGTTCAGAGTTGGGTGACCAAACAACTTAATGGTAAATGGTTAATGGTAAATGGTAAATGGTAAATGGTTATGGGTTAGACATGGGCCCTTGACTAAATATTGTCACGTAGGTGCAGGTAGATACCATCTTAAGGGTGTCCCTCAGAGTGCCATTTATGACTGCCAAAATGTTGTGTATAAAAAGTCAGCGACTGGCATTCGATATCAACATTCTAACAACACCCAGCAATAGCTCAACATGGCTTTTAAGTTTACCAGCTCTGTGCTCATCCTGGCTGCTATTGCAGCTGTGACTGTGGCGGAGCCGGCGCGTCTGCGCAGTCGCTCATCGCGTTTCCAGCTGGCTCGCCAGGAGGCGGCGCCACCAGCACCCGTCGATCCAGCACTGGACCTTGCGCCAACGCCCGCCTCGGCGCCTTATCCAGCAGCTGGTGTTACGCCAGCCATAGCTTTCGACCTGCCCACCGAGACGGAGACCGAGGCACAGCCAGATCTGACTTATGGCCCGCCGGACAACACATACGGCCCACCTGCCGAGCCTGACAACACCTATGGCCCACCCGCCGAGCCGGATAACACCTATGGTCCACCCGCTGATGCTGCAGCAGATCAGGATCTGGCACCAATCGACGCCGATCCAGCCTCTGAGCCCATTCCCGCTAGCCTGATTCTGGCACGCAGCGGCCGCCTGCGCAGCCGCCGTCCGGTGCCAGAGAAACTGCGCGCCGCTCAGATCATACGCTCCAAGCCAATCCTAGTCTATACCATCTAAGAAGAATATTGTTGAGAATGTTTTTGCGAATTATCGagtcaaatatttgttattgatttaaatatataaagaatttgttgttgaaaatgaaaaaaaaaaaacattgttaTTTACATGTCCCATTCCTGAGCTCCAAAATGGTTTATGAACCTTATATCATTATTTGAAACCAGAAAACTTGATAAGCCCAAGAATACTTATGCTTGAAAGTCTGGAGGATACCCTTTAcctatttaatttattcattcaATCTCAATACATTTAATGGGGCACTTTacttattaattatattataataaatatcgCTGCTCGATGAATTTTTACGAAAGTCACCTTACATTACATAAGTGCACGCTAAGACCGGAGGCAAGAGAAATTCcatcaaaacatttttgtctACCATCCAAAAGCGCGTAATGCAAAGAAGATATCTCTGACCccgtaaaaaatatatatatatcgtagATCAGTATCGATCGCTGagttgatatagccatgtctaTCTGTCCCTCTGTCGTCTTTCATGCGAATTACTGTCtaagttttaaagctatcatcATGAAACTTTACGTTAGTCCATCTTACCGGATCAGACTAATAAAAAAGTAGTTTTAAGTAGgtatatcttggccaaactcggtATATATTAGTTCCACTAtgatccatatatatatatatatatatatatatatatatatatatcaagtattgTCAACATCGAACCATCATATCacaaagcttccataggaaagACCAGTCGAAAAGTAGGTTGTTATATATCTAAAAATCTGGTTTTCatgatatttttttgtcaACCTCAGCATTTACGATTCGCactatttgcaaatattttatattaaagctTCGGCGTCTTTAAGGTTTTATGTAGAGTTCTTctgcaattgcaaatgccCGTTCAATTTATTGAGTTAaacttaacatttttaattgataaGATTTTAATGAGTGaagattttaaataaattaaaacaaaaaaaaatgtgagaaaaaaattaatctgTGCAGCATATCATCAAGCTATCATTAAGACTTAGAGAGCAATATTAACAGAATTCTATTTGCTTAAGATTACAAGATAATAAAACCTGAgaatgctaaaaaaaaaataagaggttctagtcaggagctcccagAACCCtcctcttccaacatcaaatatttatatatattctattttagaagctatatgtcaagtttggtgaatcaagctcttattatttaccaaaattgcccaaaaaacaggatatcgattcttatcgattgcttggaaattgagtaagttatcgaatatcggaaacaaactcgatctgcgcgggcactaggagcacctacatctaaaatttcaagtctctagctcttataggttctgagacccttgcgttcatacatgcggacatacggacagacggacagacagacagacggacatggctcgatcgactcggctattggtgctgatcaagaatatatatactttatggggtcggagatgcttctttctgcctgttatatatatttggattttgcacaaatacaatatacccttatacccatttttaatttattcagcTAGTACTTCCCATTCCCAATAATTGAAACATCACAATTGACCTTTAAAAAATTTGggtatttataaaaagaacATTATTAAAGGCAGTTAATATTTAATGATCGAAGACTTCGCCTGACCTAGATGAGAATTGTGTCTAATGTCGAGCTTCTCCAGACACGTTTCTGCCAAGGCCTGTGGATATGAATATAAAAGccatcaaataaaattatgaataGCCAAGAACCCACCAAAACAAACCAACAAACGGACGGACAATACGATTACGACCAAAGGCCTATTGGAATCGGCGTCGACGGCGTGTTAATGAAGAGCCACAGAGACGAGCACTTGGCGCTTGGGTTAGCATTGGCGGCCAAAATTGGGAAAAGGGTCACGTAACCAGCATTAAAACAGAAATCACAAGCCGACTCGATCGGGGCAACATAATCAAAGCCGTGCCGAGCGAACGGGAATAGCAACTACGACTACTAGCTAGGAGGCCTAAAATCAAAAGTGACGAGCATAAATTATGAACAATGATCTGACGAGAGGCGGCTATAAATAAGCTCAGCTCTTGGGCAACTCAGAACACAACTCAAGTGATCGTCAAAATGATTAAAGCCTCGTCTGCTATCCTGCTGCTGAGTCTGGCCGTGTTGGCCAACTCGGAGCCACTACGTCAAAGATTCGTACCGCGTCGTGGTCTTGCACGTCAGGAGCAGGCAGCGCCAAGTCCAGCGCCCACTGGCTATCCGGAGGCGGGCATTACTCCCGAGGTACCATTCGAACTGCCAAGCTCAACCGCCCAACCGGAAGCCAGTTATTTACCACCGGATAACACATATGGACCACCGGACAGCGTCTACGGACCACCCACGACTGTGGATGAGGTGGCGCAGCCAGATCAGGTGCCAGAGGTAGAGCCAGAGCTTCCCATTGAAACGGACGACATACCAGCTCCAGAGGATGAGTTACCCGATgccaagcagcagccagcCGCAGATGTGGATGAAGAGGAAGTGCTTGTGCAAGTGGCCGAAGATGGAACCGTAATTGCCGTATCCACGACACTCGATCAGCCCCAGGACAATAAGCCGGCGAGGATCTATCAACGCTTTCCACAGGGACGTCGCCGACAGCAGCCGGTGCCTCAGCGCTTAGTGCTGCGTAGCAGGTGGTAAAATTATAACCTAAGTCATGTAAGGGCTATTAATAAAGTTGGCCATAACAACATAATCTTTGGCTTACACGTAGTCTAGTCAGCGTTGTTGGGCACGTAAACGTTTGGGTTTGCCGTATAAGTCATCGCGGCGGCAacgacggcggcggcgttgGCAATTGGCCTCGTCTGCATTTTGGGCACTGGGACAGTTTGGTCAGTCTATCAATGAAGGTCATCTGTGGGCTATGGGTATTTAAAGCAGCCAATTTTCAGGTGGAAGTAGCAGTTCATGTTTTGACAGCAAAATGTTCGGTGCAAGCGTGTTATTAGTGGTCCTTTGTTCGTTGCTTGGTCTGGATGCTAGTGCGGCGGCTGGATTACGCTTTCCGGGACCTGTTTTGCAGCGACAAGAGGCCGCACCATATCCAGCAGCTGGTCTGACGCCAGATCCGCCGTTTGAGTTGCCAACGGAGCAGGCGGCCGACTTTCCTGAGCCGGATTTGACCTATGGACCACCTGAGGAGCAGCCGGAACTGATTTATGGACCACCTGACGAGGTCTACGGTCCTCCCGATGAGGTCTACGGACCACCCGATGATACATACGGACCTCCGGTCGTAGATGAAACTCCTGACCAGTTATACGGTCCACCAGAGGCGCCCACGAACACTGACAGCAACAGTCCGGTACAGAGTGCAGCAATCATAAACCTGGCTAGCTTGCGACCACAGGCACAGCTTATACTACCGCTGGTGCAACGTTTTACCGCCTTccggcagctgctgcgtccCGTGCAGAGCCAACGAAGACCCGCAAAACTAACCGCGCGTCCGCAGAGAAGACCCGCCAAAATTGTTAATGGAGTTAACGCTGCTTTCCCTGCAACCCAATTGACTCTGCCCTTTCTGGAGCGTCGAATTCCGTTTAGAGCGGAGCGCTTAATTCTTAATGCCCCTTTGAAAAGAAAGCCGGCTAAGATAACCGTTAATTCGCCTATATCTCCAATAGCGCAGTTAACGCCCGCTATACGTAGGCCAATATACTCGGGCGGTCGCATTATTGCCTATTCTGTTCGAGCGCAGAATTGGTAAATGATGTCATCacttgtaaatattatattaataaaaataactataatttcaaattgtaaatttttatTGCCCATTAAAGTGCTGTATAAAATACAGTGTTGATAAATCTTTGATTTTGCGCATCTGGTAGCCCActtaatatcgatatattatatttaactaGCATATCGACACACCACCATTCTATAGATTGTCCAGCCCTGTAGCACGCTAAATTGAACTGCCGACAACGctgtatttttaataaaaatacaaaacaagttaaaatttaacaaagtGACTTTATCAACTGTTTAAAAAGTGAGTAACAGCAGTGGGTTctgctaaaaaacaaaatccctAAGCTTTGCCATTGTCGACTTAAGCGCAAGGTAAATTTTTGGCGGACGGAAGTAAGCGATCCAAGTTAATAAACTATTTCATAGAGAAGATGGCAGGAGTGTTATTTGAGGACATATTCAACGTTAAGGACATGGATCCGGAAGGTAAAAAGTTCGATCGTGTCTCCCGCCTGCACTGCGAATCAGAGTCTTTTAAAATGGACCTCATACTGGACATAAATTCGTGGCTTTATCCTATGGAACTGGGAGACAAATTCCGCTTAGTACTGGCCACAACACTGCGCGAGGATGGTTGTCCCGACAGCGGCGAATATAATCCCATGGAGCACGAAGGCACGCGAGCAGACAGTTTTGAGTATGTTATGTACGGAAAGATCTATCGCATAGAAGGCGACGAAGCGCATAACGAATCATCCCGGCTGTCGGCATACGTTTCATTTGGAGGTCTGCTGATGCGTCTGCAAGGTGATGCCAATAATTTGCACGGCTTTGAAGTGGATCAGCACATGTATTTGCTTATGAAGCGACTGGCGTTTTGAGTTTTGTATAATAAATCACATTGCGTTTATAAGATTCAATGCTTTCGTTATAGTATGCAGTGTTACCGTAAACGCCAAATGTAAAATACTGAAATTACAGTATTGAAATACAGGGAGTGTGCTCTTAAATGTCGACCTATCGATATTCCCTAATCGAACTAGTTCCACCCTAAGCATTACAAGTGAACACGTCGCAGCGGGGTGCTAaacgaaattaattaaattttacttaagaaaACAATACATTTGACATGTACAATGTAATGTATAACATGTGAAATGAGCTAAGATTGTTCATGGCTTTTGCTCAGCGTTCACAATATGTTGGTGCTTATGGGGCTGCTAAAGGTAAACACAAATATGAAGTGTGCAGTGAAAATGGGCGTTTGTTTGGCAAATGCAGTAAAggtttaaacaaataaaacataaaatgtaGCCAgctgctttgtgtgtgtgtgtgcgactaCAGcggtgagtgtgtttgtgtgtgtgcttgtatcagttttgttttgcagCTGCTCTATAAATATTCGCACTCCACTGCGGGTAAGTTGCCTTTTTTGCCCTGATTTCCCTAACAATGCGAATTAATTGTGGTGTTGGCATTTACTTatgtacaatatataaaatataattagcTGTGATACATTGGTGCTGGTATTTTGTAGCTACTAACAAAACTTCTTGCGCAGGTTTTTGTTGATCTTTCAGTGCGACATAAACAAAAGACTTCAACGTTTGACCCCCACAGCAAGACGCACGCCCTGTGCTCTGCAATTGCGCTGCTCGCCACTGCTGCCTATTTAGCATTACAAAACtgctgttttttctttttttttttatatatatatatatgttctttgTGTCCCACACCTTTTGTGACTTTTCGCTGTCGTTCGTGCTTTTTTCAATGTTCTCTTTCAATTTAATGAATCGCTGGCTACCGTACGGCAGCGCCGCTTCCACGTCGGACGCGGGCGACAGCAGAGCTGCTGCAATAGTTACAGTTAAAGCTCTTTGgaagtgtgtgttttttttaggGTTTGTCGC
The sequence above is a segment of the Drosophila virilis strain 15010-1051.87 chromosome 3, Dvir_AGI_RSII-ME, whole genome shotgun sequence genome. Coding sequences within it:
- the LOC6623509 gene encoding translation initiation factor IF-2, with product MAKFQVLIVMAACLLASSECQVQRARSSQRLSRGRSRYFARQELAPADADAAVTPYPSADELKPEVPFDEAAAPAAAEPTPDAVYGPPDAAPAPNNVPDEVYGPPDVTGNDLPADAAADVPAEQARLVAARRAANLRRAQPLAYRRVASAAARPAKLSAVRLVRRS
- the LOC6623876 gene encoding uncharacterized protein; its protein translation is MWKSISYVVMFLGLLELSRAQRPSFAGARPPGGLSQKDKYHAAQNTAVENITGVDIATRFGEDAVAQQSQTINLAYGAAQRPPMGVPLVLPISSYVPDVASIAPTATSAAVDFANRVGGTDGAVNTPIAGIPNAPSARPIASVGSFATARPIASVGGIRPVPNALPIDAHGDQDYVNHLSQLPVDNQPFWFLNYQAIESLRNSSRPNVSALENRGSFFAG
- the LOC6623957 gene encoding uncharacterized protein — its product is MARYQPISSLLLLLLAVLLANTSAEAPRRLRVNRQRQVFARQEVQPTPYPSAAELKPDEPALIYGPPPSTELDELPAEQDPALNSFQPDAEPETDAEELDTEENSLEETTPAAVARLRSSRQRLAKLQLAKAQPKRLRQRQRIARLEELPVEAPAAAVAPAAALPAPQFFYLGAQQPYVVAYNAAGQQLAW
- the LOC6624001 gene encoding uncharacterized protein — its product is MAFKFTSSVLILAAIAAVTVAEPARLRSRSSRFQLARQEAAPPAPVDPALDLAPTPASAPYPAAGVTPAIAFDLPTETETEAQPDLTYGPPDNTYGPPAEPDNTYGPPAEPDNTYGPPADAAADQDLAPIDADPASEPIPASLILARSGRLRSRRPVPEKLRAAQIIRSKPILVYTI
- the LOC6624640 gene encoding uncharacterized protein; protein product: MIKASSAILLLSLAVLANSEPLRQRFVPRRGLARQEQAAPSPAPTGYPEAGITPEVPFELPSSTAQPEASYLPPDNTYGPPDSVYGPPTTVDEVAQPDQVPEVEPELPIETDDIPAPEDELPDAKQQPAADVDEEEVLVQVAEDGTVIAVSTTLDQPQDNKPARIYQRFPQGRRRQQPVPQRLVLRSRW
- the LOC6624223 gene encoding uncharacterized protein, which encodes MFGASVLLVVLCSLLGLDASAAAGLRFPGPVLQRQEAAPYPAAGLTPDPPFELPTEQAADFPEPDLTYGPPEEQPELIYGPPDEVYGPPDEVYGPPDDTYGPPVVDETPDQLYGPPEAPTNTDSNSPVQSAAIINLASLRPQAQLILPLVQRFTAFRQLLRPVQSQRRPAKLTARPQRRPAKIVNGVNAAFPATQLTLPFLERRIPFRAERLILNAPLKRKPAKITVNSPISPIAQLTPAIRRPIYSGGRIIAYSVRAQNW
- the Polr2H gene encoding DNA-directed RNA polymerases I, II, and III subunit RPABC3; this translates as MAGVLFEDIFNVKDMDPEGKKFDRVSRLHCESESFKMDLILDINSWLYPMELGDKFRLVLATTLREDGCPDSGEYNPMEHEGTRADSFEYVMYGKIYRIEGDEAHNESSRLSAYVSFGGLLMRLQGDANNLHGFEVDQHMYLLMKRLAF